From the genome of Nocardia sp. NBC_01503, one region includes:
- the pks13 gene encoding polyketide synthase Pks13 (Pks13 is a key enzyme in mycolic acid biosynthesis.), with product MAENEGTSPTQTTDNAPTVSDGAAKPEATGANMTVTELREWLRRWVADATGQPYEQITVDRPLEEFGLSSRDGLALGGDIEDLTGVILNPTIVFQHPTIASLSERIINGEPDLPAESADDSFYTASYTPDEAHDIAIVGLSTRLPGAGETPESTWEFLINRGDGIRDLPEGRWSEFMSDPRAAEAIANANTKGGYLDQEVVKGFDAEFFATSPVEVERMDPQQRLVMELTWEALEHARIPANTLKGEQVGVFVGSAGNEFMLIAAMAVGSSQEDTTTPVSAEAYGIMGSVSSIIANRTSYFFDFRGPSVAIDSACSSSLVAVHDAVRALRSGDADLALAGGVSMMVAPMPTVGFDTNGTIAKDGHLKAFSSDADGFVRGEGGALVLLKRLADAERDGDKIYAVIKGSAVNNDGRSNGMLAPNPDAQAEVLRRAYRDAGIAPSTVDYVEAHGTGTLLGDPIEADALGRVIGRGREADKPALLGSAKTNFGHLEGGAGAASLAKVIMALQHNVIPPSINYAGPNPYIPWDTAHLQVVAEPTEFPRYSGTATIGVSGFGFGGTNAHVVIQEYVPTVATPAADTVDGDLDDESTDVLAEAESIVEAAAPEQEWIREEPLPLILPVSAYLPSRRKRAAKDLADWLESEAGQATPLADVARSLAKRNHGRSRGVVIAKNHEEAIAGLRAIAEGKPGTGVFTADSPAARGALWVMAGFGAQHRKMGKQLYNENTIFRKTVDEVDEYVRDEAGYSVVEMILDDEQDWDIGTGQVGTFTIQLGLAAVLRAHGAQPEGVVGHSQGEVAGAYISGGLPLEDAVRVICARSRLMAEGEAMLTDDQVRNMALVEYSAEAIEEVLVDYPDLEVAVYAAPTNTVIGGPPDQVHAIVARAEAEGKFARVLQTRGAGHTSQMDMLLGELAAELAGLEPTSVKHDLYSTVHKDTVYRAGNAPVHDVDYWVTNMRGSVYFTNAISQAVNTGITTYLELAPNSVALMQVLGTTFAAGVHNAALIPTLKRKEDESAAVISALAQLYVQGHAVDLSSLLTAGDYADVPRTAFVRKQYWPKVSLAADSGSGRIPGSHVALPDGRHVWEVQAAAVIDLAALVKSAAAQVLSDVTVGASVAHGTIPAAGSLTTTLTPHPGGASVSVHAKEGNAFRSLFDAVVTSGAPLPESVVAQPVAAVAAPAAEVAVVEETGERWNPNGSQTIEQRLAIIVAESMGYAVEDLPMEIPLMELGLDSLMAMRIKNRVEYEFDIPQLQLQAVRDASLLEVGKVLRYAIEHREELADIAARQAAGEEITVDGDLVAAARAALAAGTDPAAVLPGVADRLDNETTDVVAEAEAITSEAPAVESNSLTSADVEGAPASAATAAGMTADAPEVDSNSLTSADIEAAPPVAETDKDNVPPRNAPERLAFGTWALATGKSAGGIFNQLPELDDATMDKLIARLSERVKTQVDADQVRSARTIEKLAELVATYQEHGDDVEGFVRTLRAPAPGSNAVPVFVFHASGGNTLVYEPLLKRLPAGTPMYGFERVEGSIEERARQYIPEIRKRQPEGPYFLYGWSLGGVFALKVAELMRAEGADVREVGLIDVALPSQPHLDTPEERVNRVRRFQAFAKKTYGFEGELDDEQLEELAAASDAEQIDIVLELVKFAGVDIPGGVLEHQRSSYIDGGELYRLSPQRYDGHVVLYLADRYHDGIIELEPRFGERLPNGGWEEHIPDLEIIHIPGDHIDIVDEPRIGVIGADLTKKLGAVDTTAK from the coding sequence ATGGCTGAGAACGAGGGCACGTCCCCCACCCAGACGACCGACAATGCTCCGACGGTGTCCGACGGCGCCGCGAAACCGGAAGCCACCGGCGCGAATATGACCGTGACGGAGCTGCGCGAATGGCTGCGGCGCTGGGTCGCCGACGCCACCGGGCAGCCGTACGAGCAGATCACCGTAGACCGGCCGTTGGAGGAGTTCGGTCTGTCCTCGCGAGATGGGCTCGCGCTCGGCGGTGATATCGAGGATCTGACGGGGGTCATCCTCAACCCGACCATCGTGTTCCAGCACCCGACGATCGCGTCGCTCTCGGAGCGAATCATCAACGGGGAACCCGATCTTCCGGCCGAATCGGCTGACGACTCGTTCTACACCGCGAGTTATACTCCGGACGAGGCGCACGATATCGCGATCGTCGGGCTGTCCACGCGTTTGCCGGGCGCGGGTGAGACACCCGAATCCACTTGGGAATTCCTGATCAACCGCGGTGACGGCATCCGCGATCTGCCCGAGGGCCGCTGGTCCGAGTTCATGAGCGATCCGCGCGCGGCCGAGGCCATCGCGAACGCGAACACCAAGGGCGGCTATCTCGATCAGGAGGTAGTCAAGGGCTTCGATGCGGAATTCTTCGCGACCTCGCCGGTCGAGGTCGAGCGGATGGATCCGCAGCAGCGGCTCGTCATGGAGCTCACCTGGGAAGCGTTGGAGCACGCCAGGATTCCGGCGAACACGCTCAAGGGTGAACAGGTCGGCGTTTTCGTCGGCTCGGCGGGCAATGAATTCATGCTGATCGCGGCGATGGCTGTTGGTAGCAGCCAAGAGGATACGACGACTCCGGTGTCGGCTGAGGCCTACGGCATCATGGGCAGCGTTTCGTCCATCATCGCGAATCGCACCTCCTACTTCTTCGACTTCCGTGGTCCGTCGGTGGCGATCGATTCCGCGTGCTCGTCTTCGCTGGTAGCGGTGCACGATGCGGTGCGCGCGCTGCGCAGCGGCGATGCCGATCTGGCGCTCGCCGGTGGCGTGAGCATGATGGTGGCGCCGATGCCCACCGTGGGCTTCGATACCAATGGCACTATCGCCAAAGACGGTCATCTCAAAGCGTTCTCGTCGGATGCGGACGGTTTCGTTCGTGGTGAGGGCGGCGCGCTCGTGCTGCTGAAGCGCCTGGCCGACGCCGAACGTGACGGTGACAAGATCTACGCCGTCATCAAAGGTTCTGCCGTTAATAACGACGGCCGCTCCAACGGCATGCTCGCACCGAACCCGGATGCGCAGGCCGAGGTGCTACGCCGCGCGTATCGGGACGCCGGAATCGCGCCGTCGACTGTTGATTACGTCGAGGCGCACGGCACCGGCACCCTGCTGGGCGACCCGATCGAGGCGGATGCCCTGGGGCGTGTGATCGGTCGCGGTCGTGAGGCTGATAAGCCTGCCCTGCTGGGTTCGGCCAAGACGAACTTCGGTCACCTCGAGGGCGGCGCCGGTGCGGCCAGCCTGGCCAAGGTGATTATGGCGTTGCAGCACAATGTCATTCCGCCGAGCATCAACTACGCGGGTCCCAACCCGTATATCCCGTGGGATACGGCGCACCTGCAGGTCGTCGCCGAGCCGACCGAATTCCCGCGCTACAGCGGTACCGCCACCATCGGTGTTTCCGGTTTCGGTTTCGGTGGCACCAATGCGCACGTGGTCATTCAGGAGTACGTGCCAACGGTAGCGACTCCTGCCGCTGACACCGTCGACGGCGATCTCGATGACGAGTCGACCGATGTGCTCGCCGAGGCTGAAAGCATCGTCGAAGCCGCTGCGCCGGAACAGGAGTGGATCCGCGAGGAGCCGCTCCCGCTGATCCTCCCGGTCTCCGCGTACCTGCCCTCGCGCCGCAAGCGCGCCGCCAAGGATCTGGCCGACTGGCTGGAATCCGAAGCGGGGCAGGCGACTCCGCTCGCCGATGTGGCACGCTCGCTGGCCAAGCGCAATCACGGCCGCTCACGCGGTGTGGTCATCGCCAAGAATCACGAAGAGGCGATCGCGGGCCTGCGCGCCATTGCCGAGGGCAAGCCGGGCACCGGCGTCTTCACCGCCGATTCCCCGGCCGCACGCGGCGCGCTGTGGGTGATGGCCGGATTCGGTGCGCAACACCGCAAGATGGGCAAACAGCTCTACAACGAGAACACGATCTTCCGCAAGACCGTCGACGAGGTCGACGAGTACGTGCGGGACGAGGCCGGTTACTCGGTCGTCGAGATGATCCTCGATGACGAGCAGGATTGGGATATCGGTACCGGCCAGGTCGGCACCTTCACCATCCAGCTCGGCCTGGCCGCTGTGCTGCGCGCGCACGGCGCACAGCCGGAGGGCGTGGTCGGCCACTCACAGGGTGAGGTTGCGGGAGCGTACATTTCGGGCGGTCTGCCGCTCGAGGACGCGGTTCGCGTCATCTGCGCGCGTTCGCGGCTGATGGCCGAGGGCGAGGCCATGCTCACCGATGATCAGGTGCGCAATATGGCGCTGGTCGAGTATTCGGCCGAGGCCATCGAAGAGGTGCTGGTCGACTACCCGGATCTCGAGGTCGCGGTGTACGCCGCGCCCACCAATACCGTCATCGGCGGCCCGCCGGATCAGGTGCACGCGATCGTGGCGCGCGCCGAGGCCGAGGGCAAGTTCGCGCGCGTGCTGCAGACCCGCGGCGCGGGCCACACCTCGCAGATGGACATGCTGCTCGGTGAATTGGCCGCGGAGCTGGCCGGTTTGGAGCCGACCTCGGTCAAGCACGATCTGTACTCGACCGTGCACAAGGACACCGTGTACCGCGCGGGCAACGCCCCCGTGCACGACGTGGACTACTGGGTCACGAATATGCGCGGCTCGGTGTACTTCACCAATGCCATCAGCCAGGCCGTGAACACCGGTATCACCACCTATCTGGAGCTCGCGCCGAATTCGGTCGCGCTCATGCAGGTGCTGGGCACCACCTTCGCGGCGGGCGTGCACAATGCCGCGCTGATTCCGACGCTCAAGCGCAAGGAAGACGAATCCGCCGCTGTCATCTCGGCTTTGGCGCAGCTGTACGTACAGGGCCACGCGGTGGACCTGTCCTCACTGCTGACCGCCGGTGACTACGCCGATGTGCCGCGCACCGCGTTCGTGCGAAAGCAGTACTGGCCCAAGGTTTCGCTGGCCGCGGACTCCGGCAGTGGCCGGATTCCGGGCTCGCATGTGGCGCTGCCGGACGGCCGGCACGTGTGGGAGGTGCAGGCCGCGGCCGTCATCGATCTCGCCGCGCTGGTGAAGTCGGCTGCGGCACAGGTGCTTTCGGATGTCACCGTGGGCGCTTCGGTGGCGCACGGCACGATTCCGGCCGCCGGATCCCTGACCACCACGCTCACCCCGCATCCGGGTGGCGCGTCGGTCTCGGTGCACGCCAAGGAGGGCAACGCCTTCCGCTCGCTCTTCGATGCCGTCGTCACCTCCGGCGCACCGCTGCCGGAATCGGTTGTGGCACAGCCGGTGGCGGCCGTCGCCGCCCCGGCCGCCGAGGTCGCCGTGGTCGAGGAGACCGGTGAGCGCTGGAACCCGAATGGTTCGCAGACCATCGAGCAGCGCCTGGCGATCATCGTCGCCGAATCCATGGGTTATGCCGTCGAGGATCTGCCCATGGAGATCCCGCTCATGGAGCTGGGCCTGGACTCGCTGATGGCCATGCGCATCAAGAACCGCGTCGAGTACGAATTCGACATCCCGCAGCTGCAGTTGCAGGCGGTGCGCGATGCCAGCCTGCTCGAGGTCGGCAAGGTGCTGCGCTACGCCATCGAGCACCGCGAGGAGCTGGCCGATATCGCCGCACGCCAGGCCGCCGGTGAGGAGATCACCGTCGACGGTGACCTGGTCGCCGCCGCCCGCGCGGCGCTCGCGGCGGGGACCGACCCGGCTGCCGTGCTGCCGGGTGTGGCCGATCGGCTGGACAACGAGACCACCGATGTGGTCGCCGAGGCCGAGGCGATCACATCGGAAGCCCCCGCGGTGGAGTCGAATTCGCTGACTTCCGCCGATGTCGAGGGTGCTCCGGCGAGCGCCGCGACAGCCGCCGGTATGACCGCGGACGCGCCCGAGGTCGATTCGAATTCGCTGACCTCGGCCGATATCGAGGCCGCTCCGCCGGTCGCGGAGACCGATAAGGACAATGTCCCGCCGCGCAACGCGCCGGAGCGCTTGGCCTTCGGCACCTGGGCGCTGGCCACCGGCAAGTCCGCGGGCGGCATCTTCAACCAGCTGCCCGAACTCGACGACGCCACCATGGACAAGCTCATCGCGCGTCTGTCGGAGCGCGTGAAGACTCAGGTCGACGCCGATCAGGTGCGGTCAGCGCGGACCATCGAGAAGTTGGCCGAGTTGGTGGCCACCTATCAGGAGCACGGCGACGATGTCGAGGGGTTCGTGCGCACCCTGCGCGCGCCGGCTCCCGGTTCGAATGCGGTGCCGGTCTTCGTCTTCCACGCCTCGGGCGGTAATACCCTGGTCTACGAGCCGCTGCTCAAGCGTCTCCCGGCGGGTACCCCGATGTACGGTTTCGAGCGCGTCGAGGGTTCCATCGAAGAGCGTGCGCGCCAGTACATTCCGGAGATCCGCAAGCGGCAGCCGGAGGGCCCGTACTTCCTGTACGGCTGGTCGCTCGGCGGTGTGTTCGCACTCAAGGTCGCCGAGCTCATGCGGGCCGAGGGCGCGGATGTGCGCGAGGTCGGTCTGATCGATGTGGCGTTGCCGTCGCAGCCGCACCTCGATACTCCCGAGGAGCGGGTGAACCGGGTTCGGCGCTTCCAGGCGTTCGCCAAGAAGACCTATGGCTTCGAGGGTGAACTCGACGATGAGCAGCTGGAGGAGTTGGCCGCCGCATCCGATGCGGAGCAGATCGATATCGTCCTGGAGCTGGTGAAGTTCGCGGGCGTCGATATCCCCGGTGGTGTGCTCGAGCATCAGCGGAGTTCGTACATCGACGGTGGTGAGCTCTACCGCTTGTCGCCGCAGCGTTACGACGGTCACGTGGTTCTCTACCTGGCGGACCGGTACCACGATGGAATCATCGAGCTGGAACCGCGTTTCGGGGAGCGGCTGCCGAACGGTGGCTGGGAAGAGCACATTCCGGATCTGGAGATCATCCACATCCCGGGTGACCACATCGATATCGTTGACGAACCGCGTATCGGCGTGATCGGTGCCGACCTGACCAAGAAACTTGGGGCAGTCGACACGACCGCGAAATAG
- the fadD32 gene encoding long-chain-fatty-acid--AMP ligase FadD32, whose product MDETFDDYLDETGNITIPEGRTLVDYVEKHTHGNDADDLAYRYIDYSRERDGVYQDLTWSQFGVRLRAVAARLQQVTKRGDRVAILAPQGLDYVISFFAAIYAGTISVPLFDPDEPGHTDRLHAVLGDCTPSAILTASSSAAGVRQFFRGLPAAQRPRIIAVDAIPDSVGESWIRPDIAVDDIAYLQYTSGSTRVPAGVEITHRGVGTNVLQMVNALDLNWNSRGVTWLPLYHDMGLLTVILPAVGGKYITIMSPSAFVRRPSRWIQELAAVSDGAGTFAAAPNFAFEHAAARAVPKAGESLDLSNVIGLINGSEPVTTASMKKFNEAFAPYGLPKTAIKPCYGMAEATLFVSATRHEDEAKVIYVDRTELNAGQIVKVEQGTPNSIAQVSCGYVALSQWGAIVDPESVDAPEGATELPEGRVGEIWLHGNNVGIGYWGRAEETQKTFRNRIVNRVAEGSHAEGVPADGNWLRTGDYGVYVDGELYITGRVKDLVIVDGRNHYPQDLEFSAQEASKALRAGFIAAFSVPANQLPPEVFAQDSHSGLSFDADDGSEQLVIVAERGPGAGKADPGPIADVVRGAISTRHGVTARDVLLVPAGSIPRTSSGKIARAACRAAYIEGTLRGGYTQQAFPDAPDEE is encoded by the coding sequence ATGGACGAGACTTTCGACGATTACCTCGACGAAACGGGGAACATCACGATTCCCGAGGGGCGCACCCTCGTCGACTACGTCGAGAAGCACACACACGGGAATGACGCCGATGATCTGGCCTACCGGTACATCGACTACTCACGTGAGCGCGACGGTGTTTATCAGGACCTGACATGGAGTCAGTTCGGCGTTCGGCTGCGCGCGGTGGCTGCACGTCTTCAGCAGGTGACCAAGCGTGGTGACCGAGTCGCGATCCTGGCCCCCCAGGGCCTGGATTACGTCATCTCCTTCTTCGCTGCCATCTACGCGGGCACCATCTCGGTACCCCTGTTCGATCCGGACGAGCCGGGCCACACCGATCGCCTGCACGCGGTGCTCGGTGACTGCACGCCCTCGGCGATTCTGACGGCCAGCTCCTCCGCCGCCGGGGTCCGCCAGTTCTTCCGCGGACTGCCCGCGGCCCAGCGGCCCCGCATCATCGCCGTCGACGCCATCCCCGACAGCGTCGGCGAGTCGTGGATCCGGCCCGATATCGCGGTTGACGATATCGCGTACCTGCAGTACACCTCGGGTTCGACACGCGTGCCCGCCGGTGTCGAGATCACCCATCGCGGTGTCGGCACCAATGTGCTGCAGATGGTGAACGCGCTGGACCTGAACTGGAATTCGCGCGGCGTCACCTGGCTCCCGCTGTACCATGACATGGGTCTGCTGACGGTGATCCTGCCCGCCGTGGGCGGTAAGTACATCACCATCATGTCGCCGTCCGCCTTCGTGCGCCGGCCCTCGCGCTGGATCCAGGAGCTGGCCGCGGTCTCCGACGGCGCCGGAACCTTCGCCGCCGCACCGAACTTCGCGTTCGAGCACGCCGCCGCGCGTGCCGTGCCGAAGGCCGGTGAATCGCTGGACCTTTCGAATGTGATCGGCCTGATCAACGGCTCCGAGCCGGTGACCACCGCCTCGATGAAGAAGTTCAACGAGGCGTTCGCGCCGTACGGCCTGCCCAAGACCGCCATCAAGCCCTGCTACGGCATGGCCGAGGCGACGCTGTTCGTCTCCGCCACCCGGCACGAGGACGAGGCCAAGGTCATCTACGTCGATCGCACCGAGCTCAATGCGGGGCAGATCGTCAAGGTCGAACAGGGCACGCCGAACTCCATCGCCCAGGTCTCCTGCGGTTATGTGGCGCTCTCGCAGTGGGGTGCCATCGTGGACCCCGAATCGGTCGATGCCCCCGAGGGCGCGACCGAACTGCCCGAGGGCCGGGTCGGCGAGATCTGGTTGCACGGCAACAATGTCGGCATCGGCTACTGGGGACGTGCCGAGGAGACCCAGAAGACCTTCCGGAATCGGATCGTCAACCGGGTCGCCGAGGGTTCGCACGCCGAGGGTGTTCCGGCCGACGGCAATTGGCTGCGCACCGGTGACTACGGCGTCTACGTGGACGGCGAGCTGTACATCACCGGCCGCGTCAAGGATCTGGTCATCGTGGACGGCCGCAATCACTACCCGCAGGATCTGGAGTTCTCCGCACAGGAGGCCTCCAAGGCGCTGCGGGCCGGCTTCATCGCCGCGTTCTCGGTGCCGGCCAATCAGCTGCCGCCGGAAGTCTTTGCCCAGGACAGCCATTCGGGCCTGAGTTTTGACGCGGACGACGGCTCCGAACAGCTGGTCATCGTGGCCGAGCGTGGTCCCGGTGCGGGCAAGGCCGATCCGGGCCCGATCGCGGATGTGGTGCGCGGGGCGATCTCCACCCGCCACGGCGTCACCGCCCGCGATGTGCTGCTGGTGCCCGCGGGTTCGATCCCGCGTACCTCCAGTGGCAAGATCGCCCGCGCCGCCTGCCGGGCCGCGTATATCGAAGGCACGCTGCGTGGTGGTTACACGCAGCAGGCTTTCCCCGATGCTCCTGACGAGGAGTGA